A window of Kribbella voronezhensis genomic DNA:
GCGATGTACGCCGCGCCCATCCGGAACCGTTCCATCCACCCGTCGGGCGACCGGGTGCCCTCCGGGAAGACCACGACGTTCCAGCCGTCCTCGAGCAGGTCGCCCGGGGTCTGGCTGAGCTTGCCGCCGCGGCGCTCGATCGGGAACGTGTTGAACATGATCGCCGAGGCGGTCGCCCGCCACCACGTGTCGAAGAAGTAGTCGGCGGCGGCAGCGACCGCGGTCTTGCGGCGCATCGCGTCCGGCAGCGTGCAGAGCACCAGTGGGGTGTCCAGGTGCGACGAGTGGTTCGCCACGATGACGGCCGGGCCGTGCAGCTTGGTCAGCGAGTCGAGCCCACTTACCTGCGGGTTCACCTCGAACCGCATCACCGCGTTGAGGCCGCCCTTCAGCAGCACCTCGCGGACCGCGATCGCGGCCGGCGTACGGGCCCACCGGGTCGGGAAGACCGAGGTCTCCTTGGGAATCACGTACGGCTCGGCCGAGCGCGGGACCTGCGGCCGGCGGCCCCAGCGCCAGCCGCGCGCCACCACCCGGACGTCCCGGGCGGTGTCGCGGCCGAACTTCACCAGGTTCGCGCCCATCAGCGAACGTCCGCGAGCAGGTGCGGCGGGTTGTGCAGGTAGGTGATCGACGGCGACCGGCCGACCGAGTGGCTCACCATCTCCAGCGCGTCCTGCAGCGTCGAGGCGGACCGGAAGCCCATCCGCTCGACCGTCTTGCGGTTCGCGCCGACCCAGACGATGTCGCCGCAGTGGTCCAGCGCGTGGCTGATCCAGTACCACATGTAGAACGGGTGCACACCGTGGTACGCGTTCGAGGTCCGGTACAGGTGGATGTACCACGGGTCCTCGGCGTACTGCTTCTCGAACTTCGCCTCGATGGTGGCCGGGTCCGTCGACTCCGACAGCACCTCCTCGAAGAAGTCCACGTACGACGGGTGGTGCAACTGGCTGAACTCGTAGTCCACCGGGTGGTAGAGGATCACCGCGCCGTCCTTGCGGACGACCGGGTTGCCCCGGTAGGAGTTGAAGTAGTAGCCGAGTCCCATACAGGCGGCCAGGATCGGGTTCATCACCGAGTTCACGTTGTACGGGCCGACGAAC
This region includes:
- a CDS encoding lysophospholipid acyltransferase family protein; protein product: MGANLVKFGRDTARDVRVVARGWRWGRRPQVPRSAEPYVIPKETSVFPTRWARTPAAIAVREVLLKGGLNAVMRFEVNPQVSGLDSLTKLHGPAVIVANHSSHLDTPLVLCTLPDAMRRKTAVAAAADYFFDTWWRATASAIMFNTFPIERRGGKLSQTPGDLLEDGWNVVVFPEGTRSPDGWMERFRMGAAYIAVEHGVPVIPVGIKGSFAAMPRGRGWPVPGRPTVAVRYGDPLYPAEGESPRDFAPRISAAVSALLDEEATTWWEARRRVASGTSPSQSGPDAARWRRVWESTTPVKPATSKPRAWK